The following is a genomic window from Manihot esculenta cultivar AM560-2 chromosome 9, M.esculenta_v8, whole genome shotgun sequence.
atttaatataaaataaaatttaattttaatttaatttaatttactgaaaatatataaaattaatctatatatatatatatgatttatttgatttatcgaattttagttaattgagtgtataaattttatatttttgtgatTAAAAgtttttcattgattttttataagtaaaaataaattaatgttaTTGTGTTAATACATATTTTATTGGTGAAACATCCCCATTAAGATAGAGAAGTGATGAGAGATGATTATGATGGGATGATTCCAAAGAAAATTGGCATATTTGAATcgtaattgattatttttttaaaattaatttataaatattgacattaaatttaaaatgatcctcaatatcaattttaatatttttcaaaatttgaaaatattttcagaAAGACCAAAATACTAGTTACTAATTagtattcaataaaaaaattattaacattaTAAATTggcataaattaaaattaaatttaaaatgtttcCGTTgagcattttaatttaaaatagtgtGTTTCACaaaattatgttaaaaaataatattaaaccaACTTTTgactttaataaaaataagtttattgaaaaatactctttaatttttttaaagaagaatTAATgtgttttttcattttaattataaatagtatatatatttagataatgggattttatttttaatttttgaatacaataaaaaatgacacattattttattatatcaaatatatttataaacataataatattaatttccaTGAAAAAGggattttttaagaaataaaatctggttagaaaaaaaattaatttgaagcaGTTTAAATATGTCTATTAATAAACATGaacattttgatttttaaaatttaaagaaaagaaacagTGGCCTAGCTGCTAATAACATGGCAAATTGCTTGTTCTTAATTAACACGTTAATGATGATTATAGTAAACTAAtttctaattataaataaaaaattccaaATTTCTAATATTATTGCCACTATGAGTTTCCTTTATTCCCTCCAAGTCGCACATGAATATGCAAGAAAgtcaagcaattctttaatttccCTTATAATTTTCATAGTATGACATggtgaaataattaatatttgaaaaaatctattaaaaaatataaaattaatcagaaattaagaaagaaaagaagctaATGACACCagttattgaaaatatttgatTGGCTGTGATTCAATAGGTGAGTGTGGATCACTTGATCATGACAATACTTAAGCAAGTTGTGAAGATTAATTAGTGATTAATCTAGACAATCAACCAAATCTCCAATGCTGGACCAATATCTGAGAGGAGGGCCCATCAGATGAGACCACACTGTTTTTTTCATTCAGACCTTTATAGTTTCAtgcaaattattaatattatcaatttttatgAAAGAAAGTTGAATTTTgggatgaaatattttttattagaatgAAAATTCAACAAAAAATTCATGAAGTTAGAGACAAATATGAGGATGGGATGTTGGTTAATTAGTCAAGTCTGATGAAAAATACTGAAAATGAAAAGCTAACAAATGACAATGATGATTTGGAAATATACCACCTACGGAATACAAACACAACTCAAATGTCTTGTAAATGGAAAAAAATGGTTTAATTTCTATCATTTCACTTGCTTTCATAACTTGCAAGTCAAAATTCAAAACATGGGTTTTTGGTAGTGTGTGTGAGCGTGGCTCTAACACAAACCCTAAGGAACTAATACTTCAGTTATTCGGAATCGATTAAAATCAAAtctaattcattttaaaaattaatttaaaaaaaataaatttattaagattttttaaagACTTTTActaattcataaaatttttgttatcagacaaaaagaaagaatgaaCATCTCGTTTGCCCTATAGGAAAGATGTAGTTGCATTAAAAATGTGACATTAAAGTGATTAGtgatgtaattaaaaatttaaaatagggtattaaaaaattataaattgacaAATATTGTGGGACATTAACGCAAGCATAAAGGATTTGCTTTAACAAAATGCATTATTGATtcctttttttaaaacaaaattgtgaaatttatttaatttaaattcccATCAAACctttttattcttaattaaaagcaaataaatgTTGTCAAatcattagttttctttatttcctttacacatcaaaaaaatttaaagtgaaAAGGATCCTGGGTGGGAcaataattttcattaaaaatcacTACCACTTTCTtgattcattaattaaattattaattcataaatcttaataaaatattcttattaattatagcttaattttcattaaaattatgtattatatagaagatattttttttaaaatattcatagtttaaatttaatttcaataccCATACATTTATTTGAAGATATTTTTTAAGAAGTTGCTATATAAGCTcaatagattaaaaaataatcttaactgtaaatatccaaaaaaaaaaaacaagtctATTGGGTTAGGGCAATCGCAAAATTGGTTTGGGCTTTGCTTGTTGGTGGGCTACacccaaaattattattttgaaaattttaaaaatttaaaattaaatattgtgCACGTCTACTCAACTGCGTTTTGCCCAATGCGTCTCCCGCCCACAAACTCGTTTGAACTCTGTATCTCTCTGACACTccctctttctctacctctCTCTGTCTTGTCCAGAGAATTAACTCCAAATTTCAATCTAAATACCGATAAAGCTACATGGGTTCGAGAGCAGGTATCCAGAGAAAACTCCAATTCGCTGTTTCTTCTTCGTTTCTGACCAACCCATGATAATCTATGCATTTGTTGTCTGTGGGTTATATGAATGTCTCAGGTGGAAATGGAATTGATTTATGGTCAGAAATCATTGCTGAAGAGCAGGAATACATCGATCAATTACAAGAACAGAAGATTGAAGTGATTTACCGAAGGAGACGACCCCAGAAAACCCCTCCTGATGTCAATTCGTAAGCCCATGGGCACCtcaatttcttattttaatcTGATTTCCACTTGTATTTGTTGCGATTTGAGAAGATTTTTATCccctttttatattttgattcattTATCCGTAGGGAGAAGTTGGAATCAAATAAAGAGAATAGGGTGAGTTTGGCTGCTGCCACCAAGCGGGTCAGTTGGAATCGTTCGCTTTCCATCAGGTTTAATTTAACTATACTTCCCCCTCATTGTTGTTTATGGAAGTTTCTTTATTTCAAAGTTTAGTCCTTTTGCATAATATGCTTTTGGGTATTTGATATTCAGAGTAGCTCTTAGTAGCTCCTTTTGTTTGTTCGCATGTGTGCATGTGATGTGTATGTATATTTTCTCCAAATAAAAGAGAAGTTTTTCACTAGTGCATTCGTAGCTTATGTGATGCATTTCCATAATCCAAAACTTTTACTCAAAACTcaaataattattcttttaaattcGTTCTCTATTGCTGTTATTCACATTTTTATGATGTAATTTTGTGCTCGATGCAGAGGGAGAGTAAGCATTGCTATTGCTGCTTGTGTGGACAATAGACCTAAACAAAAGCAGGGCAAAAGGAAGGGCAAGCCGCCTGTTCCAAAAGTATGTATTTATCTGTATCAATTCTGATGCTATAGCTGTATGGCTACATTTTTATTCCTTTCGGGTCCTGAAGCCCGGTCGTTTTCATTTGTGGTTAGGGAAAGGTTGTACAGCCTCCAAACTTTGACAAAGAAAAGGAATACTTTCAAGAAGTTGATGCTTTTGAGTTGCTGGAGGAGAGCCCCTCACCCAAAAACATTGGTACATGGGCCACTGGCAATGGAACTGATACTTCATCTATACCATATTTGTCTTCAAGATTAGAGAAATGGTTAATTTCGAAGAAGCTGAACTTCAGTGCTGCACCTTCTACTACTCTATCGAAGTTACTAGAAACTCCAGCCATGCCCTTGGAAACCATTTACGATAATGATTTCAGTGCTGCACATTTGAAAACCCCTGAAAAGTCCTCTTCGAAGATCAATTCAAGTCTGCATTCTGTCCACAGCAGAATTAATGCATATTTATGCAGTAAATGTGTGCCTGAAATGAAATCTGATTCACAAATGATCAGCACTATGTTGCGAAGTACCGATGATGAGGGTTTTAAGGACATTGAAGCTGCAGTTAAGAAACTCTCTTTAGCGTCAACATCTACTTCAGTGGATCATGACTATGTGGATCCATTTTCTTCACTTTTGGTGGTATGTGGACAGACGGTTCCATCAACTTTGCTGGACGTGTTCTCCAAATATTGGTTTGTCCTTGTTCCTATAATGTGatacttttcttcttcttaaatTTTTGTAACTTTTTTACTACAAGTTGCTCAAACACACAAGAGGCCGTTGAAGATAGAACTTGCTTCAACCTCATTCAGTTATGTATTTCAAATTTAGGTGTCATGCTGTTTGAGCGAGTACAAAAATCTTTCTGGTTTATACTTCAAATATGCTTTCCCAAATGATATTTCATTCTACATATGAAACTAGTATTTTAGGATaccaagtgtttttttttttaattattattttttttattaaatacccTTTTTGTCATAAATTACGTTTGCTTTCATCTATATTGGCTTCATGATTATCCGACTCCTTTAGCTCTTAGAAAGTTAACAGTTAAacctttctttaatttttcccAAAGTCAATAACTGACTTGCATGCATTAGAAAGggttttgttttgtttgtttttttttccggCATTCAAAAGATGAGCTCAGAGGAAGAAAGAGCGACATTCATCAGGGTTGTCTAAATTGGGTTTCTAGGTTAGACAGTTTCCTCAATGGATTATTTACCGTATGTTGTCATATGTCAGTCAATTTTGACGATTAATTTGAGTTCCAATAGTTGCATTCTAGAATTCAGTAATGCACAGGTATTTATGTCCCAGGTTTtcaatcataatttttttttttcaagaattagcacatttttaattcaaaagttATCTTAACGGTAGTGATTTGGATTTtttggattttatttctatttcgtTTGGTTGTGTGTTTGAAATTTCAATGCTGCTCTCGGATTGTTAAGTTAATGAGATGCAACTTTCTTGATCCAGTGACGCAGAAAGGATTACCAAAGTGGGAGAAGGTACATATGGCGAAGCCTTCAAAGCTGGAAATACTGTTTGTAAAATAGTTCCAATTGATGGAGACCTGAAAGTAAATGGGGAAGTACAAAAGGTATTAGTCAAAATctcattttcagtttgaacTTCTCCTAGATGAACTTTACTTGACTTCTGAATCATTTATTTGCCATACTTCAGAAATCAGAAGAACTTCTTGAGGAGGTTGTGCTTTCTAAGACCCTTAATCTTCTAAGACAGCATGATGGCGATGCCCACAATGCAAGCACCACATTCATTGAGACCTTGGAGTATGTTTTGTGTACTATTCCTAAGTTCTGTAGTTTTTTAACTGCTTAGTATTTTTGGTGACAATGATATTGCAATACGTCCAATCATGTATGTGCATGGGTTCCACACATTGGGAATGATGGCAACATCATTTGGCATATTACAACTTCCCTAAAAACCAATTTCACCGGCACATTGATTTTAGTTTAGTACAAGATGGAAATTAGTGTGGCATTATTGCTTATCAGATTTACCGTCAATAAGTTATTGCTAATGATTTTTCATTCTGCAGTCTAAAGGTGTGCCAGGGTCCTTATGATAATGCATTAATTAAAGCATGGGAAGATTGGGATGACAAAAATGGTTCAGAAAATGATCATCCTGGAGAGTTTCCAGAGAAACAGGTTTAACTTTGTCATTGGAAAGTTTTTGACATCACAAAGCCGTGTCTTTCATTTCTATCTTAGATAAAATGCATCCACTTTCAGTATAAATaataaacatgcattttttatGTAATGGGAGTGAACTATCTGAGAGGGTGCCAATTTTGAGAACATTTGTGGGGCTACAAATTTATTCTATTCACTTTCACCCCCCTTCCTCCCTAGCATTAGTTGGTTCCAAATATTGCTGTATGCACCTTACCATTTGAGATTTGCTTTGTTAGATTTACTTACCATAtaataatgaatttttgcaGCGGTATGTTGTGTTTGTACTACAACATGGCGGTAAGGACCTTGAAAGCTTTGTTCTATCAAACTTTGATGAGGCACGGAGTTTATTAGTTCAGGTAAATGACATTCAATAAGGCAATTCTTTGGGCTTTGTTTCTTCTATTAATTTGTATGCATTGCATATTGCAGGTTACAGCTGCCTTAGCTGTTGCAGAAGCTGCTTTTGAATTTGAACATCGGGACCTCCACTGGTTTGTCTAATTTGTTCCGGTCAATGGTATTGTATGTTATCCGTATGAATGGTGATTTTGAATTATTTCTGTTACAGGGGAAACATTCTGTTATCTCGAAGTGACTCTACTACAATCCAATTTATCCTTGAGGGAAAGCGTATTCTTGTCAGAACATATGGATTATTGATATCAATAATTGATTTCACTCTGTCAAGAATCAAT
Proteins encoded in this region:
- the LOC110622883 gene encoding serine/threonine-protein kinase haspin homolog, with amino-acid sequence MGSRAGGNGIDLWSEIIAEEQEYIDQLQEQKIEVIYRRRRPQKTPPDVNSEKLESNKENRVSLAAATKRVSWNRSLSIRGRVSIAIAACVDNRPKQKQGKRKGKPPVPKGKVVQPPNFDKEKEYFQEVDAFELLEESPSPKNIGTWATGNGTDTSSIPYLSSRLEKWLISKKLNFSAAPSTTLSKLLETPAMPLETIYDNDFSAAHLKTPEKSSSKINSSLHSVHSRINAYLCSKCVPEMKSDSQMISTMLRSTDDEGFKDIEAAVKKLSLASTSTSVDHDYVDPFSSLLVVCGQTVPSTLLDVFSKYCDAERITKVGEGTYGEAFKAGNTVCKIVPIDGDLKVNGEVQKKSEELLEEVVLSKTLNLLRQHDGDAHNASTTFIETLDLKVCQGPYDNALIKAWEDWDDKNGSENDHPGEFPEKQRYVVFVLQHGGKDLESFVLSNFDEARSLLVQVTAALAVAEAAFEFEHRDLHWGNILLSRSDSTTIQFILEGKRILVRTYGLLISIIDFTLSRINTGEDILFLDLSSDPYLFKGPKGDKQAETYRKMREVTEDFWEGSFPRTNVLWLLYLVDILLLKKSFERSSKNERELRSLKKRLDKYNSAKEAIFDPFFSDLLVSCE